The following coding sequences are from one Rhodothermia bacterium window:
- a CDS encoding T9SS type A sorting domain-containing protein: MSKKIIFLLLCFTSVVKGQTPADIVQSFGGNAAAFTWPIPFAHIPQTFTKQAVRFTAPHNTPFNSQMTSIDVRVWGTSKSQDGFNDSLVVRFLSSTPDGTPDENAQFVKPFKVVLSSLSRGSINTIGLGKRNLVFAPKTNVWVTLEVETVGKQDTLVLISDNAEIPALGRAAAYVSGTGWMMMRDTQFNNEYIFQIAAKWRATSLVAREEETTPQTFARLDVFPNPFQNNPNIRFQSDKSGQIQITVFDLIGRKLFEQEAANSEDGGLRLNLPSNLPQGVYVLQIKQDQHVFHKRLIKTAR; the protein is encoded by the coding sequence ATGAGCAAAAAAATTATCTTTTTACTTCTTTGCTTTACTTCGGTAGTGAAAGGGCAAACCCCAGCAGATATTGTTCAGAGTTTTGGCGGGAACGCTGCGGCATTTACATGGCCCATACCATTTGCGCATATTCCCCAAACCTTTACAAAACAAGCTGTTAGGTTTACCGCGCCACATAATACGCCATTCAATAGCCAGATGACCTCTATTGATGTTAGGGTCTGGGGGACTTCCAAAAGCCAAGATGGTTTTAACGATTCACTGGTTGTGCGCTTTTTATCTTCCACGCCAGATGGCACGCCCGATGAAAACGCACAGTTTGTAAAACCATTTAAAGTAGTCCTCAGCAGTTTATCGAGAGGGAGTATCAATACCATTGGCTTGGGTAAAAGAAACCTCGTTTTTGCTCCTAAGACAAATGTTTGGGTTACGTTAGAAGTGGAGACTGTGGGGAAACAAGATACCTTGGTGCTGATTTCGGATAATGCTGAAATTCCGGCTTTGGGCAGGGCAGCAGCATATGTATCGGGCACGGGCTGGATGATGATGCGGGATACACAATTTAATAACGAATATATTTTTCAGATTGCTGCAAAATGGCGTGCAACATCACTTGTAGCACGTGAGGAAGAAACGACACCTCAAACATTCGCTCGTTTAGATGTTTTCCCCAACCCCTTTCAGAATAACCCCAATATCCGTTTCCAGTCTGACAAATCTGGGCAGATCCAGATAACCGTATTTGACCTGATTGGGCGGAAACTGTTTGAGCAAGAGGCCGCAAATTCTGAGGATGGGGGCTTACGGTTGAACTTGCCTTCCAACCTGCCACAAGGCGTTTACGTGTTGCAGATAAAACAAGACCAGCACGTTTTTCATAAACGTCTGATTAAAACAGCGCGTTAA
- the purU gene encoding formyltetrahydrofolate deformylase yields the protein MQDANTARLLISCPDRSGIVAAVSQFMFSHGANILDADQHSTDPTGGTFFMRMVFYLEGLDISRAQFEKAFSRVVGVPFQMEWQISYADQPKKMAILVSKYDHCFLELLWRWQRKELGVEIPMVISNHPDLRGVSEQFGIPYHHLPVTKETKPEQETQIISLLKEESIDLVILARYMQILSAEFTAHYPNKIINIHHSFLPAFIGANPYQRAYDRGVKLIGATAHYVTSDLDEGPIIDQDVQRVSHREDVSDLIRIGRDIERRVLARAVQAHIEDRVLVYQNKTVVF from the coding sequence ATGCAAGACGCGAATACCGCCCGTTTATTGATTTCCTGCCCCGACCGATCTGGCATTGTTGCTGCCGTGTCCCAATTTATGTTTAGCCATGGCGCAAATATTTTGGATGCCGACCAGCACAGTACAGATCCCACCGGAGGCACTTTTTTTATGCGTATGGTTTTTTATTTAGAGGGATTGGATATTAGTCGGGCACAATTTGAAAAAGCCTTTTCGCGTGTTGTTGGCGTGCCTTTCCAGATGGAATGGCAAATTTCCTACGCCGATCAACCAAAGAAAATGGCCATTTTGGTTTCTAAATATGATCATTGCTTTTTAGAATTGCTTTGGCGCTGGCAAAGAAAGGAACTTGGCGTGGAAATCCCGATGGTCATCTCGAACCATCCAGACCTCCGGGGCGTTTCTGAACAATTTGGCATCCCCTATCATCACCTCCCTGTCACCAAAGAGACAAAACCAGAGCAAGAAACACAGATAATATCACTGCTCAAAGAGGAAAGTATAGATCTGGTTATACTTGCACGTTACATGCAAATTCTTTCTGCGGAGTTCACTGCCCACTACCCGAACAAAATAATTAATATTCACCATTCCTTTTTGCCCGCATTTATTGGTGCAAATCCTTATCAACGGGCATACGACCGAGGTGTTAAATTAATCGGAGCTACGGCGCATTATGTGACTTCTGACTTAGACGAAGGCCCCATTATTGACCAAGATGTGCAACGGGTTTCTCACCGCGAAGATGTTTCCGATTTAATCCGAATTGGACGCGATATTGAACGGCGGGTATTGGCGCGTGCAGTACAAGCGCATATCGAAGATCGTGTCTTGGTCTATCAAAACAAAACCGTTGTATTTTGA